From one Hemitrygon akajei unplaced genomic scaffold, sHemAka1.3 Scf000177, whole genome shotgun sequence genomic stretch:
- the LOC140724241 gene encoding beta-1,3-galactosyltransferase 5-like codes for MAEGAERNGFSNTSTAGKNTGYLLVVTGRSFLQTGLLEVSDDNFKCAAVACFFFTGDITQRRKRFLVISFSCRWLWMLSGSLRGKRPLKSCIVVLLAFLMVLWSRNISFSDVRSSRSLTLNTSFMMLPSSECISNTIFLVLLVTSSPGQFHTRNVIRQTWGSRRRVGGATAVTYFVLGHGRERQPWIERENALHRDIIQADFHDTYYNLTRKVLTGLGWLCSYCPSAAFVMKTDTDMFVNTDYLLELLSRAPRSNLATGAIFMNLHPDRLKQSRWYISTEEYPGKSYPPFCSGTGYVLSTDTACAVWNISRTAPLFKLEDVHVGLRLAELNIKPVPIHSKRVFFHSRVPFSICTYRRLVTSHHVADSDKLLYWRGVMDSDSADCPEKK; via the exons ATGGCTGAAGGGGCTGAGAGAAATGGCTTCTCAAATACATCAACAGCAGGAAAGAACACGG GGTACCTGCTGGTGGTCACTGGACGGAGTTTCCTGCAAACGGGTCTGCTTGAAGTCTCCGACGACAATTTCAAATGCGCCGCGGTGGCCTGTTTCTTCTTTACAGGCGACATCACGCAGCGTCGCAAGCGCTTCCTTGTGATCAGCT TTTCCTGCCGATGGCTGTGGATGCTCAGCGGCTCGTTACGTGGCAAGCGACCCCTCAAGAGTTGTATCGTCGTCCTACTGGCTTTCCTTATGGTTCTCTGGAGCCGAAATATTAGTTTCAGCGACGTCCGGAGCAGTCGCTCCCTAACGTTAAACACTTCCTTCATGATGCTGCCGTCCAGTGAATGTATCAGCAACACCATCTTCCTCGTCCTACTGGTCACGAGTTCCCCCGGTCAATTCCATACTCGCAACGTTATCCGCCAAACCTGGGGGAGCAGGCGGCGGGTCGGAGGAGCCACAGCGGTCACTTACTTCGTGTTGGGACACGGGCGGGAGCGGCAGCCCTGGATCGAAAGGGAGAACGCCCTGCACCGGGACATCATCCAGGCTGACTTCCATGACACGTACTACAACCTGACCCGGAAGGTGCTGACGGGCCTCGGGTGGCTCTGCAGCTACTGCCCCTCCGCCGCCTTCGTGATGAAGACCGACACCGACATGTTCGTCAACACCGACTACCTGCTGGAGCTCCTGTCCCGCGCCCCCCGCAGCAACTTAGCCACCGGGGCCATTTTCATGAACTTGCATCCGGATCGCCTGAAACAGAGCCGGTGGTACATCAGCACGGAGGAGTACCCTGGGAAAAGTTACCCACCTTTTTGTTCCGGCACCGGCTACGTCCTGTCCACCGACACGGCGTGTGCTGTGTGGAACATCTCCCGGACCGCGCCGCTGTTCAAATTGGAGGACGTTCACGTGGGGCTGCGCCTGGCGGAGCTGAACATAAAGCCGGTGCCCATCCACTCCAAGCGCGTGTTCTTCCATAGCAGGGTTCCGTTCTCCATCTGCACCTACCGGCGGCTCGTCACCTCGCATCACGTGGCCGACTCGGATAAGCTGCTCTACTGGCGAGGCGTTATGGACTCAGACAGCGCGGACTGCCCCGAAAAGAAGTGA
- the LOC140724242 gene encoding beta-1,3-galactosyltransferase 5-like, which yields MAEVADSNGFSNTSTAGRGMVSCRWLWMLSGSLRGKRLLKRFIIVLLAFLMVLCSRNISSSDVRSSRSLTVKRSFMMLPSSECISNTIFLVLLVTSSPGQFHTRNVIRQTWGSRRRVGGATAVTYFVLGHGRERQPWIERENALHRDIIQADFHDTYYNLTRKVLTGLGWLCSYCPSAAFVMKTDTDMFVNTDYLLELLSRAPRSNLATGVIFRGMRPFRQKQSRWYISTEEYPGKSYPPFCSGTGYVLSTDTACAVWNISRTAPLFKLEDVHVGLRLAELNIKPVPIHSKRVFFNGRVPFSICTYRRLVTSHHVADSDKLLYWRGVMDSDSEDCPEKT from the exons ATGGCTGAAGTGGCGGACAGCAATGGTTTCTCAAATACATCAACAGCAGGAAGGGGCATGG TTTCCTGCCGATGGCTGTGGATGCTCAGCGGCTCGTTACGTGGCAAGCGACTCCTCAAGCGTTTTATCATCGTCCTACTGGCTTTCCTTATGGTTCTCTGCAGCAGAAATATTAGTTCCAGCGACGTCCGGAGCAGTCGCTCCCTAACGGTTAAGAGGTCCTTCATGATGCTGCCGTCCAGTGAATGTATCAGCAACACGATCTTCCTCGTCCTACTGGTCACGAGTTCCCCCGGTCAATTCCATACTCGCAACGTTATCCGCCAAACCTGGGGGAGCAGGCGGCGGGTCGGAGGAGCCACAGCGGTCACTTACTTCGTGTTGGGACACGGGCGGGAGCGGCAGCCCTGGATCGAAAGGGAGAACGCCCTGCACCGGGACATCATCCAGGCTGACTTCCATGACACGTACTACAACCTGACCCGGAAGGTGCTGACGGGCCTCGGGTGGCTCTGCAGCTACTGCCCCTCCGCCGCCTTCGTGATGAAGACCGACACCGACATGTTCGTCAACACCGACTACCTGCTGGAGCTCCTGTCCCGCGCCCCCCGCAGCAACTTAGCCACCGGGGTCATTTTCAGAGGCATGCGGCCGTTCCGCCAGAAACAGAGCCGGTGGTACATCAGCACGGAGGAGTACCCTGGGAAAAGTTACCCACCTTTCTGTTCCGGCACCGGCTACGTCCTGTCCACCGACACGGCGTGTGCTGTGTGGAACATCTCCCGGACCGCGCCGCTGTTCAAATTGGAGGACGTTCACGTGGGGCTGCGCCTGGCGGAGCTGAACATAAAGCCGGTGCCCATCCACTCCAAGCGCGTGTTCTTCAATGGCAGGGTTCCGTTCTCCATCTGCACCTACCGGCGGCTCGTCACCTCGCATCACGTGGCCGACTCGGATAAGCTGCTCTACTGGCGAGGCGTTATGGACTCAGACAGCGAGGACTGCCCCGAAAAGACGTGA